One window of Sphingobacteriales bacterium genomic DNA carries:
- a CDS encoding rhodanese-related sulfurtransferase — protein MPQLHNQISGKLLKQRILEDPTPRTTLSFYQYAHLQNPHEFRDSLYLMLDRLNVLGRIYVSYEGLNAQISVPTSNLEEFVASLYSIDFLDGVRLNYAIEDDGKSFFKLAIKVRKKIVADGLNDDSFDVTDKGIHLDALNFNRLTDHPDTLLIDMRNHYESEIGHFQGAICPDVDTFRESLPVVTEMLRGKEDKQIVMYCTGGIRCEKASAYFKHKGFKNVYQLEGGIIEYARQVKKQGLPNKFIGKNFVFDSRLGEFINGEIISKCHQCGQPADTHINCANEACHLLFIQCADCAAKFENCCSETCKQVIYLPEETQIKQRKGINKGIQIFRKGRMPESKMIEV, from the coding sequence ATGCCTCAATTACACAATCAAATCAGCGGGAAGTTGCTTAAACAGCGCATCTTAGAAGATCCAACTCCTCGAACCACGTTATCTTTCTATCAATACGCACATCTGCAAAATCCTCACGAATTCAGGGACAGTTTGTATTTGATGCTTGACCGTTTGAATGTTTTAGGCCGTATCTATGTGTCTTATGAAGGGCTTAATGCTCAAATCAGTGTACCCACCTCTAATCTGGAGGAATTTGTTGCTTCCCTATACAGCATTGATTTTCTTGACGGAGTGAGACTCAACTATGCCATTGAAGATGATGGCAAGTCTTTTTTTAAATTAGCCATCAAAGTCCGGAAAAAAATCGTAGCAGACGGGCTGAACGATGACTCTTTTGATGTTACTGATAAAGGAATTCATTTGGATGCCTTGAATTTTAACCGCCTAACAGATCATCCCGATACTTTGCTCATTGACATGCGAAATCATTATGAGAGCGAAATCGGGCATTTTCAAGGGGCTATCTGCCCCGATGTGGATACCTTCAGAGAGTCATTGCCGGTAGTAACAGAGATGCTTCGGGGAAAGGAAGACAAACAAATTGTTATGTATTGTACCGGAGGTATCCGATGTGAAAAAGCCAGCGCTTACTTCAAACATAAAGGATTTAAAAACGTTTACCAGTTAGAAGGCGGAATTATTGAATATGCAAGACAGGTTAAAAAACAAGGGTTGCCCAATAAGTTTATTGGGAAGAACTTTGTTTTTGACAGCAGGTTGGGGGAATTTATCAACGGTGAAATCATCAGCAAATGCCACCAATGCGGACAACCGGCAGATACCCATATCAATTGTGCCAATGAAGCCTGCCACCTCTTGTTTATTCAATGTGCTGATTGTGCCGCCAAGTTTGAGAATTGTTGCTCTGAAACCTGCAAACAAGTGATTTATTTGCCGGAAGAAACACAAATCAAACAACGCAAAGGAATAAACAAAGGCATTCAAATTTTCAGAAAAGGACGGATGCCGGAAAGTAAGATGATAGAAGTTTAA